In Trifolium pratense cultivar HEN17-A07 linkage group LG7, ARS_RC_1.1, whole genome shotgun sequence, a genomic segment contains:
- the LOC123897215 gene encoding cell division cycle protein 48 homolog, with protein sequence MSEPESVKKDFSTAILERKKSANRLVVDEALNDDNSVVVMHPQTMEKLGLFRGDTLLIKGKKRKDTICIAVGEDTCEEARIRMNKVVRSNLRVRLGDVVSVHQCSDVKYGTRVHILPIDDTIQGITGNLFDVFLKPYFLEAYRPVRKGDLFIVRGGMRSVEFKVIETDPGEYCVVAPDTEIFCEGEPVKREDEDRLDEIGYDDVGGVRKQMAQIRELVELPLRHPQLFKSIGVKPPKGILLYGPPGSGKTLIARAVANETGAFFICINGPEIMSKMAGESESNLRKAFQEAEKNAPSIIFMDEIDSIAPKRDKTNGEVERRIVSQLLTLMDGLKSRAHVIVMGATNRPNSIDPALRRFGRFDREIDIGVPDEIGRLEVVRIHTKNMKLSDDVDLERISKDTHGYVGADLAALCTEAALQCIREKMDLIDLEDETIDAEILNSMAVTNEHFHTALGTSNPSALRETVVEVPNVSWEDVGGLENVKRELQETVQYPVEHPEKFEKFGMSPSKGVLFYGPPGCGKTLLAKAIANECQANFISVKGPELLTMWFGESEANVREIFDKARQSAPCVLFFDELDSIATQRGGSNGDAGGAADRVLNQLLTEMDGMSAKKTVFIIGATNRPDIIDSALLRPGRLDQLIYIPLPDEDSRHSIFKSCLRKSPVAKDVDLRALAKYTQGFSGADITEICQRACKYAIREDIDKNIEQARKRKENPEAMDEDLVDNEVAEIKATHFEESMKYARRSVSDADIRKYQGFAQTLQQSRGFGNEFRFANTTGSDPFVATTTAAGGADEDDLYN encoded by the exons ATGTCTGAACCTGAATCAGTGAAGAAGGACTTTTCCACCGCGATTCTGGAACGCAAGAAGTCAGCAAACAGGCTTGTTGTGGATGAAGCGCTTAACGATGACAACTCTGTTGTTGTGATGCACCCACAAACTATGGAAAAGTTGGGGCTTTTCAGAGGTGACACCTTACTCATCAAGGGAAAGAAAAGGAAGGATACTATTTGTATAGCTGTTGGTGAGGATACCTGTGAGGAGGCTAGGATTAGGATGAACAAAGTTGTGAGGTCGAATTTGAGGGTTCGACTTGGAGATGTTGTTTCTGTGCACCAGTGTTCTGATGTCAAGTATGGGACACGTGTCCACATTCTTCCTATTGATGATACCATTCAGGGTATCACTGGCAATCTCTTTGACGTTTTCTTGAAAC CCTATTTCTTGGAGGCTTATCGTCCCGTCAGAAAGGGAGATCTATTTATTGTGCGGGGAGGGATGAGAAGTGTAGAGTTTAAGGTGATTGAAACTGATCCTGGGGAGTATTGTGTGGTTGCTCCAGACACCGAGATCTTCTGCGAAGGGGAACCTGTGAAAAGAGAGGATGAAGACAGGCTTGACGAAATTGGTTATGATGATGTGGGTGGTGTTAGGAAGCAAATGGCACAGATTCGTGAATTGGTTGAGCTTCCATTAAGGCATCCACAACTTTTCAAGTCGATCGGTGTGAAACCACCTAAAGGAATTTTGCTATATGGACCCCCGGGTTCTGGAAAGACCTTAATAGCAAGAGCTGTTGCTAATGAAACCGGAGCCTTCTTTATTTGTATTAATGGTCCGGAGATTATGTCCAAAATGGCTGGAGAGAGTGAAAGCAATCTTCGGAAAGCATTTCAGGAAGCCGAAAAGAATGCACCGTCCATCATCTTTATGGATGAAATTGATTCTATTGCACCCAAGCGGGACAAGACAAACGGTGAAGTCGAAAGAAGGATAGTTTCACAACTTTTAACTCTAATGGATGGATTAAAATCTCGTGCTCATGTTATTGTTATGGGCGCCACTAATCGTCCAAATAGCATTGACCCAGCATTGAGAAGGTTTGGTAGATTTGACAGAGAAATCGATATAGGTGTTCCAGATGAGATCGGGCGACTTGAAGTCGTTCGCATACATACCAAAAACATGAAGCTCTCTGATGAT GTTGATTTGGAGAGAATTTCGAAAGATACTCATGGGTATGTTGGTGCCGACCTTGCTGCCCTTTGCACCGAAGCTGCTTTGCAATGCATTAGAGAGAAGATGGACCTCATTGACTTAGAGGATGAGACCATTGATGCTGAGATACTGAATTCCATGGCAGTTACAAATGAGCATTTCCATACTGCACTTGGAACAAGCAACCCATCAGCTTTACGTGAAACTGTTGTTGAGGTGCCTAATGTCAGCTGGGAGGACGTCGGAGGCCTTGAGAATGTCAAGCGTGAACTGCAAGAGACTGTTCAATATCCTGTTGAGCACCCGGAAAAGTTTGAGAAGTTTGGGATGTCACCATCAAAAGGAGTTCTCTTCTATGGTCCTCCGGGATGTGGAAAAACTTTGTTAGCCAAAGCAATTGCCAATGAATGTCAAGCTAACTTCATCAGTGTGAAAGGACCAGAATTGCTTACAATGTGGTTTGGTGAAAGTGAAGCCAATGTTAGGGAAATTTTTGACAAGGCTAGACAATCGGCTCCATGTGTCCTCTTTTTTGATGAGCTTGACTCCATTGCCACTCAG AGAGGGGGCAGCAATGGGGATGCTGGTGGTGCTGCCGACAGAGTTCTAAATCAACTTTTGACAGAGATGGATGGCATGTCTGCCAAAAAGACCGTATTCATTATTGGAGCCACTAACAGACCTGACATCATTGATTCAGCACTTCTCCGGCCAGGCCGTCTAGATCAGTTGATCTATATTCCTCTTCCTGATGAGGATTCCCGTCATTCGATCTTCAAGTCCTGCTTGAGGAAGTCACCGGTCGCAAAAGATGTTGATTTGAGAGCATTGGCTAAGTATACTCAAGGTTTTAGTGGTGCCGACATTACAGAAATATGCCAGCGAGCATGCAAATATGCTATAAGAGAAGACATTGATAAG AACATAGAGCAAGCGAGGAAGAGGAAGGAAAACCCTGAAGCCATGGATGAAGACTTGGTCGACAATGAAGTTGCAGAGATTAAGGCGACTCATTTCGAGGAGTCAATGAAGTATGCGCGTAGGAGTGTCAGTGACGCTGATATACGCAAATACCAGGGATTTGCTCAGACTTTACAACAATCGAGGGGATTTGGCAACGAATTTAGGTTTGCAAATACGACTGGATCTGACCCTTTTGTAGCAACAACTACTGCCGCGGGTGGGGCTGATGAAGACGATCTTTATAATTAA